From a single Brassica rapa cultivar Chiifu-401-42 chromosome A01, CAAS_Brap_v3.01, whole genome shotgun sequence genomic region:
- the LOC103836447 gene encoding uncharacterized protein LOC103836447, with protein MADLLHKSLRAMKLDEEEPLTLPDSPRFRVYDENSLSILGRLLNPDCQSMSRMIDYMPTAWRVYDRVRGIALSRDRFQFVFQREEDLETVLKDRPWSYNHWAMVLERWTDSPSEDFLQSMNLWIRIRHIPAVFFKIDIMYKLASEVGKVVEIAYDPKVSHTKEYIRALISFNTENPAKASRRLNLPKGGSVAIEFEYEKIHKRCFHCLRLTHEKIRCPMLKKDVRSSKVMNNAREEARPSSQPDKHTGMPVPGSELEPPGFPAMFPELSEQDRRSAMVYVSHTDETKRNARIQRVRQAITDAANAPPVFLTKITPDLDKGKGHVFDYPDISSRLQWPAPKKLQLSTSAPLALLGNESETESSNVSLPALLPPFDITTGFQLGTSSKDPTAGDGKSGKRARRRPPSWKRKMQVRTAGTSNNSTQNEGNNRENGTKRKSDLSAPSTSERSTKKQEISVASGLKPLPSQ; from the coding sequence ATGGCTGATCTGCTTCACAAGAGTCTGCGAGCTATGAAACTTGATGAAGAAGAACCATTGACTCTTCCTGACAGCCCccgatttagagtttatgatgaGAACTCACTGAGTATCCTGGGTCGCCTGCTTAATCCTGACTGTCAATCAATGTCCAGGATGATTGACTACATGCCCACAGCCTGGCGTGTATATGATAGGGTTCGAGGGATTGCTCTGTCCAGGGACCGATTCCAGTTCGTGTTCCAGAGAGAGGAAGATCTCGAAACGGTGCTTAAAGATCGCCCTTGGTCGTACAACCATTGGGCTATGGTCCTTGAACGCTGGACTGACAGTCCATCTGAAGATTTCCTTCAGTCGATGAATCTCTGGATTCGCATACGCCATATCCCGGCGGTTTTCTTCAAAATTGACATTATGTATAAACTTGCGTCTGAAGTAGGCAAGGTTGTTGAGATAGCATACGACCCGAAAGTGTCGCACACGAAAGAATACATCAGAGCTCTGATCTCTTTCAACACGGAGAACCCAGCCAAGGCGTCTAGAAGACTCAACCTACCTAAAGGTGGCTCTGTGGCGATCGAGTTTGAGTATGAAAAGATCCATAAAAGATGTTTTCACTGTCTGAGGTTGACTCATGAAAAGATTCGTTGTCCAATGCTGAAAAAGGATGTGCGGTCTTCTAAGGTGATGAATAATGCTCGTGAGGAAGCACGACCTAGCTCTCAACCTGATAAGCATACTGGGATGCCTGTTCCTGGCTCAGAGCTTGAACCCCCGGGTTTTCCAGCCATGTTCCCTGAGCTCTCGGAGCAGGATAGACGCAGTGCAATGGTCTATGTATCTCACACTGATGAAACAAAGCGTAATGCTCGGATCCAACGTGTTCGTCAAGCGATCACAGATGCTGCCAATGCTCCTCCGGTATTCTTAACTAAGATCACACCAGACCTTGACAAGGGAAAAGGGCATGTTTTTGACTACCCGGACATCAGCTCACGCCTCCAATGGCCTGCTCCTAAAAAGCTACAGCTTTCAACATCTGCTCCACTAGCTCTCCTGGGGAATGAGAGTGAAACAGAGTCTTCCAATGTGTCTCTTCCTGCTCTGCTTCCTCCCTTTGATATCACTACGGGTTTTCAGTTAGGGACATCCTCTAAGGATCCTACTGCCGGTGATGGTAAGAGTGGTAAGAGAGCTAGGCGTCGTCCACCCTCTTGGAAGAGAAAGATGCAAGTTCGAACTGCTGGGACCTCAAACAATTCAACTCAAAATGAAGGAAACAACAGAGAGAATGGAACTAAAAGGAAGTCAGACTTGTCTGCGCCTTCCACATCAGAAAGATCTACCAAAAAACAAGAAATTTCGGTGGCTTCCGGTTTGAAGCCGCTGCCATCCCAATGA
- the LOC103835095 gene encoding protein DMP2 → MSTTFKSIRDRTYSGVGDLIRLLPTGTVFLFQFLNPVLTNNGHCLLINKYLTGALIVICAFSCCFTCFTDSYRTRDGYVHYGVATMKGLWPDSSSKDLSSYRLRVGDFVHAFFTLIVFSVISLLDANTVNCFYPGFGSTGKIFLMVLPPVIGVISGIIFTVFPSKRHGIGNPSENNDDKASELEK, encoded by the coding sequence ATGTCGACAACATTCAAATCGATAAGAGACCGGACATATTCAGGTGTAGGAGACCTCATCAGGCTCCTCCCGACAGGAACAGTCTTCTTGTTCCAGTTCTTGAACCCTGTCCTAACCAACAATGGACATTGCCTCCTAATCAACAAATACTTAACCGGAGCTCTTATCGTTATCTGCGCCTTCTCTTGCTGCTTCACTTGCTTCACCGATAGTTACCGAACAAGGGACGGCTACGTTCACTATGGAGTCGCCACCATGAAGGGTCTCTGGCCAGATTCATCTTCGAAAGATTTGTCTTCGTATCGGCTTAGAGTTGGAGATTTCGTTCATGCTTTCTTTACTCTTATTGTTTTCAGTGTTATTTCGTTGTTGGATGCTAATACTGTTAACTGTTTCTATCCTGGCTTCGGTTCCACCGGGAAGATTTTTCTAATGGTTTTGCCTCCGGTGATTGGAGTTATCTCCGGCATCATCTTCACCGTGTTCCCTAGTAAACGTCACGGAATTGGGAATCCCTCGGAGAACAACGATGACAAGGCTTCCGAGCTAGAGAAGTGA
- the LOC103835105 gene encoding protein DMP1 has product MSEASSLLIPKTNSPVSSKLMANKSLTGLESLIKLLPTGTLFIYLLLNPVLTNDGECSTANKVMSSILVALCSFSCVFSCFTDSFKGTDGSRKYGIVTKTGLWTYADPGSVDLSKYKLRIADFVHAVFVVAVFGTLVLLDANTASCFYPRFRETQKTLIMALPPAVGVASAAIFAIFPSKRNGIGYAPVGEEEETKKGSDSA; this is encoded by the coding sequence ATGTCCGAAGCTTCTTCTTTGCTAATTCCTAAAACAAACTCTCCAGTTTCATCTAAGTTAATGGCAAACAAATCCCTCACAGGCCTAGAGAGTCTCATAAAGCTTCTCCCAACAGGAACGCTATTCATCTACCTATTACTCAACCCTGTCCTCACAAACGACGGTGAATGTTCCACAGCTAATAAGGTCATGTCAAGCATTCTAGTCGCTCTTTGCAGCTTTTCTTGCGTGTTTTCATGTTTCACCGATAGTTTCAAAGGCACCGATGGATCAAGAAAGTATGGCATAGTCACCAAGACGGGTCTCTGGACTTACGCGGATCCAGGATCCGTGGATTTGTCTAAGTACAAGCTTAGGATTGCGGATTTTGTTCATGCGGTTTTCGTGGTGGCTGTGTTTGGGACTTTGGTGTTGCTTGATGCTAATACCGCAAGCTGCTTTTATCCTCGGTTTAGGGAAACGCAGAAGACTTTGATCATGGCTTTGCCTCCGGCTGTGGGCGTTGCCTCGGCTGCTATCTTCGCTATATTTCCGAGTAAACGGAATGGAATCGGTTACGCTCCAGTTGGTGAGGAGGAGGAGACCAAGAAGGGTTCTGACTCTGCATGA
- the LOC103835126 gene encoding histidine-containing phosphotransfer protein 1 → MELVQMQKSLQDYTKSLFLDGVLDSQFLQLQQLQDESNPDFVSQVVTLFFQDSDRILNDLSLSLDQQVVDFKKVDPHVHQLKGSSSSIGAQRVKNACVVFRNFCEQQNVEGCHRCLQQVKKEYYLVKNRLETLFKLEQQIVASGGMIPAMELGF, encoded by the exons atGGAGTTGGTTCAGATGCAGAAGAGTTTGCAAGATTACACTAAATCACTCTTCTTGGAT GGGGTTTTGGACAGCCAGTTCTTGCAGCTGCAACAATTACAAGATGAAAGCAATCCAGATTTTGTTTCACAAGTTGTCACTCTCTTTTTCCAAGATTCTGACAGGATCCTCAATGATCTCTCACTGTCCCT AGATCAACAAGTTGTAGACTTCAAAAAAGTTGATCCTCATGTTCATCAACTCAAAGGTAGCAGCTCCAG TATAGGAGCACAGAGAGTTAAGAATGCTTGTGTTGTCTTCCGCAACTTCTGCGAGCAACAAAACGTTGAAGG ATGTCATAGATGTTTGCAACAAGTAAAGAAAGAATACTATCTTGTGAAGAACAGGCTAGAGACTCTGTTCAAG CTCGAGCAACAGATTGTAGCCTCTGGTGGAATGATCCCAGCCATGGAACTCGGATTTTGA